CAACGCAAAACATAATGTACTTACTATGGATGTAATGATGAATACTTCAAAGGAGAAACTCATTCGAATATACTCAAATAGACAAGTCTGTAGCAGCACGAAAGCGGAATAAATGGCGATATAGTTGTGGTACCGAATTGCTATGACCCATGCTACTAATGCTACTATCAAAAATTGGATTGGATTTTGGATTTTATTTTCATTAAATATCCAAAGGATGGAAGCTATCAAAAATAAACCCCCTATCAAGATAAGGGCTTTATCCATACCAGCTTGGTTGTACCTTTTTCCAATGTAGACTTCGTAAATGAACAGGGTGCCAGTTCCTATAACAAATAGTGCAGTAGGATTAAGTTCTGTTATAAGTAAACCAATCAAATATGTTCCCCCCAAGAGAAAAACTGTGGTAGCAGAAAATAATAAGGTTCTTATGGATAGATTTGTAGACTTCCTTTTATCCGAGTACTTTTCATTAAGATTACTGGCTTCGGTAGCTGTAATGTAATCGATATCGCTCCATTGCTTTACCTTTCTTTCAACAAGACGTTTAAGAGACGATTGATTACCGGGGTATTTAAGATTGATCATGTCTATTTCTTTTAACTAAAAAATATGCAATGACGATGAATGCGGTACAAATAAGATATAGGGATGTTGCATATTCATTTTTCCATTTAAAAACCTTGAAGTACGTAGTCATGGCGACATATAGATATATGATTGTGGTAGTTGATACGATGGGACTTTTTTCTTTTCTTGACAACGCTAAAAAGACAATACTCCCAACAATAATAAGTCCAAAGTATAGAATGTTGGGATTTTCTTGATAGACCAAATTAGCGGTTAGAGCCAACATGATAAGTTGTGTAGCAAATATTAAATACGTCTTTTTGAAATGCTTTTTCCAATTTTTCCAACTAGTTAAATAACCAACAATTAGGAATCCGACACCAATTAATGTGCTTTCCGCAACTGGAATATCCTGCATAAATACATTTGGATTCTCCCATGAAAATATATCAAAAGCTATGGAGAACCATGCGGTAAATGCAATAAGCCCTTTTGTAAGTATTACACGGCTATCAAAATAATAGGCGCAAAAAAAATAGAATAATGTGGTGATTATCGCAATATCGTCATAGCGATTTCCAAAAATCTTGAATTCATATTGCACATAACCTTCCAGAGATAGAAAAAACGTAGTGCAAGCAACGAGTACTAAGTCAAAGAAACGTGCCTTTTGTTCTATTTTCCCCCACGAAAAAGGCTCTTTTCTAGTAAAGCAATAATAGGAGGTGGATAAGAAAGCGATAAGTAAAATAGTAACAAGAATCCATTTTAGATAGTGGTCAAAATGATCAATTATGATATTGAGAATGCCTATCGAAAAAAAGCTGATTCCTATACCTAGCAATACTTTGAGTTCCCAATACACGGAGAGAACAGATGAATCCAGTTGTTTCTGTAATTCGTTTATTCTGAACTCTGACATATCCTTTTCCTCTTTAAACTGGTGAATTACAGACTTGTCTTCTTTGGAAAGTGACATTTGGTTGACTTCTTATAATGTATTGGTTGTTAACTTTTTAAATATACATATCTGCGTTATGATAGTCAATATTTTCGTTAGATCACTGTAAGTAATATCTTCATCCGATCTCAATTGCTCTTTAACGAAACTGGATTGTATAAAGACCAGAACCTAAATTTTAAATGGCTTGGTTCATTGGTATTTAAAGGTATTTGTATTTTGATGCCCACCGAATAGGTGACTTTTGGATGGATTAAATTGGAATCTCCTAGAAATTCCAGCATCTCAGCGAAAAAAGAGATTTCATGCGTTTAAAAAACTTCTTTCCTGAAGCTGTTAGCCGGTTTGTTGAACAGTCTGTTTGATCGCAAATGACGTCATTTGACTTTCATTCCAAGGTTAGGAATCCTAGATTATAAAGCAAAAGGATGTAATGGGTTTACTCCAATAACCCCATTCTTATTAATTCAGATAAGCTTCTATATAGGCCTTAGGACTCATTCCTGTCTTCTTTTTAAATAAGCGCGAGAAATATTGCGGATATTCAAACCCCAATTTATAGGCAGTCCCAGAAATAGTATTTGAGGGGTTTAAAAGCATGTTCTTGGCTTCATCAATGATAAATAGATTGATTTGGTCAATCGCTGTTTTGCCTGTTTCCGCTTTTATGGTGTCACTCATATAGCGGTGACTCACCTGTAGTTGCGATGCCATCCATTCCACAGTTGGAATGCCCTCTTCGGCAAAAAGGTTCTGCTCAAAATAGGTGTTTAGAATATCGTTGAATTTTGTAAACAAGACCTTGTTGTCGTCGGTTCTGTCAAGAAACTGTCTTTTGTAAAATCGGTCGGCATATTTTAGTAATGTTTCTAGGTGTGAAATGATAATTTCTTTGCTGAATTCATCCTGATTGTTCTCATATTCAATCTTCATGCTATTGAAAATATCCTTTACAATCTGCTCTTCTTTTGGAGATAGATGCAAAGCTTCATTCACGTTGTAATTGAAGAAGTTGTATTTCTTTATTTTTTGATAGATTTCCAAGTTGCGGATATAATCCTTATGGAATGCTACATGATAACTTTCAGAACTGAAAGCGATGCCCTTAAAGCTCAATTCTTGATTGGGCGCTGTAAACAAAAGAGTTCCTTTTGAACAATCGTATTTGGTACGGCCATAGGTAAACTCGCCAGAAACTATGTTTTTGAAACTAATGCCATAAAACTGACAATTAAGTTCTACAGGCTCATCAAAAGTATAGGCTTCACAACTTTTTTCTTCGCCTTCTTTCAATTGGGTATGCAAAACGCTGAACAAGGGGTTTTCTGGTTCTGGTAAATCAAACTGTTTATGAAATTCCGATATCGTATTGAATTGATAATTGGGCATTTTTGTCTTTAAATTGGATTTTCAATTTACGGTTTTAAGGTGGTAAATTTTATTTAGCTACTTTTTTGCAAGTTGAAGGATATCAATAGGGTCCATTATCTTCTTATCATATCCACTTTTAGTAGCTTTAATCATTGATAATCCAATTTGAGCTGTATCTACTACTGAATTTGGAGCCAGACGCTTCATTAACTTCAATAACCAAGTCATATTTTTGATTACTACTCTGTAGAGTTTACTACTTGGAGATACTCCTTTTGCTGGAATAATCATGCCTGGGCGGAACATAAATGCTTGCTGAAATCCAAGTTTTAATATGTCATTCTCTGTTTTACCTTTTACACGAGCCCACATACTTCCTTTTTCGTTAGACTTGGTACCTTGCCCAGAGACGTAAATAAAAGTCATACTAGGGTTTAGTCCAACCAGCACTTTTGCTAATGCCATAGTGTAATCATAAGTGAGTTTGGTGTATTCTTCCTCCTTCATTCCGGCCGAACTCACACCCATACAGGCGTAACAAGCATCATAATCTGCCAGTTGACCTTTTATTGAGAGAAATTCAGAAAAATCTTGGTGAAGGAGCTCCTTTAGTTTCGAATGGTCAATACCTACGCTTCTTCTCGAAACGGACAATACTTCTGTAATTTCATAGCTATCCAAGCATTCCAACAAAACGCCTTTGCCAACCATCCCCGTGGCTCCTGTTATAATTACTTTCATGATTTATGTTTTTTAAAAGGTAAAGAACATTTATATTCTCTACCTTAAATCTTATTTATTAAAGAATTTCGCCACGGCATCCGTCGATACTTTTACAGCTTCTGGTTTATAGTAAAAATCAACATGGCTAAACTCATCTACAGCTAAAACCTCATGTTCATTGGTAAGCTTCTCAATAAATCCAGTTGAACAAGGGGCTGTGGAAGCAGTTGTTCCATAGACCACAAGAGTAGGCTGTACAATCTTGTCTGCATAAGCCTCACCTATAGAAATAAGGGATTGCATTGCTTGGTCACCAATGTGCATATTGGTATAGTTCTCAACCGCTTTAGGTCCTCTAAACCCATCCCTGCCGTAGTAATCATAAGTTTCTCCAGCCATTGCTGGATATGCCGCGGTTCCTACAAATTCCTCTCTTGACTGCTCATCGTCAAGCCCAAATGGAGCTACATAATCTGGCGCTCCAGTTTCATACTGCTTTTGCATTGAAGCATTTGCAGCAGCAATCATTTGATACGCCATTTCTTTGTCTGTCCATTGGAAACCATCTGCCGCCATCATACCTGAAACCGTTGCAATTTTCTTGATTCTATGGTCTGTAACTGCTGCCGATGCAATAATAGAACCACCTTGGCACACGCCAAGTCCATGAATTTCTTCAACAAAAGGCAGTGTACCGAGATAGGAAACTGCATCCCAGGTATTTTCGATTAACCTGAACATGTATCTAGATTGCTTAAATTCTCCTGGCAAAGCTGGCGAGTCTCCCATTCCTAAATAGTCAAAGCCCAAATAGATAAAACCCCTTTTGGCCATTTCTGGACCATAGGTAGCTGGAATTTGGTCTTTCACTTGTGGAAACGGACTTGCCCCAACAATCGCTTTATATTTTTGATTTGCATCAAAACCTTCTGGAAGGTATAAATCCCCGGCTAGTTCTACTCCAAATGATTTAAAAGTCACTTTGTTTTTTCCTACTTGTAGTTCCATGATATAACTGCTTAATAGATTATTTTAATTATTTGAATACAAAACTACCAAGCACTTTAAGCTCAACTCTTAAACATTTTCGCAGGAGACGTATACATTTTGGTTAAAAGAAAAAAAACACCATATAGAGTGGATTTATGAGATGTATTTTTCAGGATATAGAACACTTGTCATAGTTTCACTACCATCCATTTTAGGTTTCCCATAGTTATTTAATTCACTTACCCAGCCTTGGCCATCACACTTTTTTGATAGTAAAACACCAACATTCACCAGTTGACTGGACTGCATAAAGCCGGTCGCACACTCCCTTTTTATAAGTCTTTGGTCAATCCTGAATATTGAAATCGCGTGGGCATCAAAAAAAGATAACGACTACACGGCTCTATGGGAAGTAAATCAAAACATCGAATTATGGAATCATCTCAAAATATCCATCCGGAAGTGAAACTAAAGAATCAAAAAGAAAAACGCTGCCGGATATGATAGAGCCTGTGGGAGCATTGGCTTTCGAATCCCGAAGGCGTAACGAAAAAAGCGAGCTTTTTTATTGGCTCGCTTTTGCATTTAACTTCAAAATTTTGACTTTAGTGGAGCCGGAGACGGCCGAGCGTTAGGAAAAGGTCTTGCAGACCTTTTTAGCGAAGGAGCGAGCTGGAGCGCTGGCTTTCGAATCCCGAAGGCATAACGAAAAAAAGCTACCCAAAAAGGTAGCTTTTTGAAGTGGAGCCGGAGGGATTCGAACCCTCGTCCAAACAAGCAACAACAATGCTTTCTACATGCTTAGTTCTGATTCGTTTTTCGACGCACGACCGACCCAAAACCGCCTATCGTACGCTTAGCTTCTTTAGTTTAGGATTTCCATTGAAGCCCTGAAAATCCGGTGTTGACTTTTATGGTGCCCCAAAAAAGGTCGCCGTCAACAAGGGCTACCAAGGGACATTTAGCTTTCCCGCCTTGCGGGACTAGGCTTGGACTTACTGTAATTCAGTCAATTAAGCAGCTAAAGCGTAGTTAGACTCGCCATTTAAAAGTGTGGGATATTGAATTTACGAGCATCATTCCCATAGCTCGACATGCTTACATCGCCATTGGTCTCGCTGTCAAAACCAGTCGGCCCCATAATGGGATGGCAAATCCGTGATTTGCGTGGTCAAAGTATATCCCGAATGTATTTCGGAACCTCATACCCCACTATCCCATCATTTTTGTCAAAGAACACTTTTGAAAAGGATGGCAAAGTTAACCAATTATCTTTCCCGATCAGAAAAGTTTGCGCATGCCCTACAATCCCATTATTTTAGTCCAAATAGTATACCAAACCCGTCATGCGATTCGGAATTATCCAAGAACGTAAGAACCCGCCCGATAGGCGTGTGGTCCTTTCCCCAAAATTGTGTCAAAATGTCCAACAGTCCCATTCGGAAGCCAAAATTATTGTTGAACCTTCTCCCATACGTGTTTTTGAAGATGCGGAGTACAAGGCCTTAGGGATTGAAGTGGCCTCCAAAATGGAGGAGTGTGATGTGCTATTGGGGGTAAAGGAAGTTCCAATTGCTGCGTTGATACCCCATAAAAAGTACTTCTTTTTTTCCCATACCATCAAAAAACAGCCCTATAATCGGGATTTGCTCCGAGCTATTCTGGACAGGAATATTGAACTCTATGACCATGAGGTGATTACCAATTCCAAAGGGCTGCGTTTGGTTGCTTTTGGGCGCTATGCCGGCATTGTGGGGGCCTATAATGGCATTCGTGCCTATGGTATGAAATATCAAAGCTTTAATTTGCCCAGGGCTGAAAACTTAAAAGATCAACAGGCCTTAATTGCCGAGTTGAACAAAATCAAGCTGCCAAACATTAAAAT
The sequence above is a segment of the Muricauda sp. SCSIO 64092 genome. Coding sequences within it:
- a CDS encoding helix-turn-helix domain-containing protein; amino-acid sequence: MPNYQFNTISEFHKQFDLPEPENPLFSVLHTQLKEGEEKSCEAYTFDEPVELNCQFYGISFKNIVSGEFTYGRTKYDCSKGTLLFTAPNQELSFKGIAFSSESYHVAFHKDYIRNLEIYQKIKKYNFFNYNVNEALHLSPKEEQIVKDIFNSMKIEYENNQDEFSKEIIISHLETLLKYADRFYKRQFLDRTDDNKVLFTKFNDILNTYFEQNLFAEEGIPTVEWMASQLQVSHRYMSDTIKAETGKTAIDQINLFIIDEAKNMLLNPSNTISGTAYKLGFEYPQYFSRLFKKKTGMSPKAYIEAYLN
- a CDS encoding epimerase, whose translation is MKVIITGATGMVGKGVLLECLDSYEITEVLSVSRRSVGIDHSKLKELLHQDFSEFLSIKGQLADYDACYACMGVSSAGMKEEEYTKLTYDYTMALAKVLVGLNPSMTFIYVSGQGTKSNEKGSMWARVKGKTENDILKLGFQQAFMFRPGMIIPAKGVSPSSKLYRVVIKNMTWLLKLMKRLAPNSVVDTAQIGLSMIKATKSGYDKKIMDPIDILQLAKK
- a CDS encoding alpha/beta hydrolase: MELQVGKNKVTFKSFGVELAGDLYLPEGFDANQKYKAIVGASPFPQVKDQIPATYGPEMAKRGFIYLGFDYLGMGDSPALPGEFKQSRYMFRLIENTWDAVSYLGTLPFVEEIHGLGVCQGGSIIASAAVTDHRIKKIATVSGMMAADGFQWTDKEMAYQMIAAANASMQKQYETGAPDYVAPFGLDDEQSREEFVGTAAYPAMAGETYDYYGRDGFRGPKAVENYTNMHIGDQAMQSLISIGEAYADKIVQPTLVVYGTTASTAPCSTGFIEKLTNEHEVLAVDEFSHVDFYYKPEAVKVSTDAVAKFFNK